One segment of Pseudobythopirellula maris DNA contains the following:
- a CDS encoding glycosyl hydrolase 115 family protein: protein MPILRTGCRFLFLILFVASGSHAHGQELPRITEGGDGFAVIASGQPAAVWVDPAAPVGVQRVAEWFADDLERLTGVRPSVTSGEQPPAEPCVLVGVLGSGGVIDRVVESKKIDTSEVKGKREASLTQSVEQPAEGLDNALVIAGSDKRGAIYGLLDLSRAMGVSPWYWWADAPVERRENAYCAPQAHVRPEPKVRYRGIFINDEAPALSNWASDNFGGFNKDFYANVYELILRNRGNFLWPAMWGNALFDDDPDSQQLADELGVVLSTSHHEPMMRAHAEWSRYGEGSWNFERNPEKLKEFWSEGIRRMGDRESVVTLGMRGDGDKPMTQSANIDLLQRIVAAQREIIAEERGEDHTKTPQVWALYKEVQEYFDRGMRVPDDVILLLCDDNWGNVRRLPRPDEPRHPGGYGMYYHFDYVGDPRNYKWTNTNSLPRVWEQMNLCWRHEVDQIWVVNVGDIKPMEEPIDFFLTLAYDPDRFPAESIGERLDAWRVGWAREQFGPEKAEEVASLLRRYAKYVARRTPEQLDANVYSLTNYDEWPRVVNEWRDLMRDAERIEKAIPDRSQSAYYQLVLHPILAVGNLHELYFAVAENHALADQGDPAANKRADDAERLFARDQELTRRYHELEGGKWNHIMRQVHIGYTSWRDPREQVMPEVRRVAADAASGQTPSAAQDAKDDHLPPNARGFVEQNGYVSIEAPSFSRATEADGVRWRVVADLGRVGSSVISTPVAAAASAVGEGPCLEYPIFLTSSGPVSVEAHLSPTLDFYGNDEHGIRFGVSIDDAEPVVVDMHADRSTNHSNPNPWRRRVSAAIHVAATPSIDATAGAHTLRFWRIDPGVVLQKLVVKTGEVAPSYLGPPESPRAD, encoded by the coding sequence ATGCCCATTCTCCGAACCGGCTGCCGGTTTCTGTTTCTGATTCTCTTTGTGGCGAGCGGCTCCCACGCCCACGGCCAAGAGTTGCCTCGCATCACCGAGGGCGGCGACGGCTTTGCCGTGATTGCCAGCGGCCAACCCGCCGCCGTATGGGTTGATCCCGCGGCGCCGGTCGGCGTGCAACGCGTCGCCGAATGGTTTGCCGACGACCTGGAGCGGCTGACCGGCGTTCGGCCGTCGGTGACATCGGGCGAACAACCTCCCGCCGAGCCCTGCGTTCTCGTAGGCGTGCTGGGCTCCGGGGGGGTGATCGACCGCGTCGTTGAGTCGAAGAAAATCGACACGAGCGAGGTGAAAGGCAAGCGCGAGGCGTCGCTCACGCAGTCCGTCGAGCAGCCCGCCGAGGGGCTCGATAACGCGCTCGTGATTGCCGGGAGCGACAAGCGCGGCGCCATTTACGGCCTGCTCGACCTGTCGCGAGCGATGGGCGTCTCGCCCTGGTACTGGTGGGCCGACGCGCCCGTCGAGCGCCGTGAAAACGCTTATTGCGCCCCCCAGGCCCACGTTCGTCCGGAACCGAAAGTCCGCTACCGCGGCATCTTCATCAACGACGAGGCGCCCGCCTTGTCGAACTGGGCGAGCGACAACTTTGGCGGCTTCAACAAGGACTTCTACGCCAACGTTTACGAGCTGATCCTCCGCAACCGCGGCAATTTCTTGTGGCCCGCCATGTGGGGCAACGCGCTGTTCGACGACGACCCCGACAGCCAGCAACTGGCTGACGAGTTGGGTGTCGTGCTGAGCACCTCGCACCACGAGCCGATGATGCGGGCCCACGCCGAGTGGTCGCGGTACGGCGAAGGCTCGTGGAATTTCGAGCGTAACCCCGAGAAGCTCAAGGAGTTCTGGAGCGAGGGCATCCGCCGCATGGGCGACCGCGAGAGCGTGGTCACCCTCGGTATGCGAGGCGACGGCGACAAGCCGATGACCCAGAGCGCCAACATCGATCTCCTGCAGCGGATCGTCGCCGCGCAACGCGAGATCATCGCCGAGGAACGCGGCGAGGACCACACAAAGACCCCGCAGGTTTGGGCCCTCTACAAAGAGGTGCAGGAGTACTTTGACCGGGGCATGCGTGTCCCCGACGACGTGATCCTCTTGCTCTGCGACGACAACTGGGGCAATGTTCGCCGCCTCCCCCGCCCCGACGAGCCGCGCCACCCCGGCGGTTACGGCATGTATTACCACTTCGATTACGTCGGCGATCCGCGCAACTACAAATGGACCAACACGAACTCCCTGCCGCGGGTGTGGGAGCAAATGAACCTCTGCTGGCGACACGAGGTCGACCAGATCTGGGTCGTCAACGTCGGCGACATCAAGCCGATGGAGGAGCCGATCGACTTCTTCCTCACGCTGGCGTACGACCCCGACCGGTTCCCCGCCGAGAGCATCGGCGAGCGATTGGACGCCTGGCGCGTGGGATGGGCCCGCGAGCAATTCGGCCCCGAGAAGGCCGAGGAGGTCGCCTCGCTGCTGCGCCGCTACGCCAAGTATGTCGCCCGCCGAACGCCGGAGCAGCTCGACGCGAACGTCTACAGCCTTACCAACTACGACGAATGGCCACGCGTGGTCAACGAGTGGCGTGACCTGATGCGCGACGCCGAACGGATCGAGAAAGCGATTCCCGATCGCTCGCAGTCGGCCTACTACCAACTGGTGCTGCACCCGATCCTGGCCGTTGGAAACTTGCACGAGCTCTACTTCGCCGTGGCCGAGAACCACGCCCTCGCCGACCAGGGCGACCCGGCGGCCAACAAGCGTGCGGACGACGCCGAGCGGCTGTTCGCCCGCGACCAGGAGCTGACCCGCCGGTACCACGAACTCGAAGGCGGCAAGTGGAACCACATCATGAGGCAGGTCCACATCGGCTACACCAGCTGGAGAGACCCGCGAGAGCAAGTGATGCCCGAAGTCCGCCGCGTGGCGGCCGACGCCGCGAGTGGCCAAACGCCGTCTGCCGCTCAGGACGCCAAGGACGATCACCTGCCGCCCAACGCGCGGGGCTTTGTCGAACAGAACGGCTACGTTTCGATCGAGGCGCCGAGCTTCTCCCGAGCGACCGAAGCCGACGGGGTCCGCTGGCGAGTGGTTGCCGATCTGGGCCGTGTCGGCTCGTCGGTGATCAGCACGCCGGTCGCCGCCGCGGCTTCCGCCGTGGGCGAGGGCCCTTGCCTCGAGTACCCGATCTTTCTCACCAGCAGCGGCCCGGTGAGTGTTGAAGCCCACCTCTCTCCGACACTCGACTTCTACGGCAACGACGAGCACGGCATCCGCTTCGGCGTGTCGATCGACGACGCCGAGCCGGTCGTGGTCGACATGCACGCCGACCGCAGCACGAACCACTCGAACCCCAATCCGTGGCGCCGCCGGGTTTCGGCCGCGATCCACGTCGCCGCAACGCCTTCGATCGACGCGACCGCCGGAGCGCACACGCTGCGGTTCTGGCGCATCGACCCGGGGGTCGTGCTGCAAAAATTGGTCGTCAAAACCGGCGAGGTGGCCCCGAGCTACCTCGGACCGCCAGAGAGCCCCCGGGCCGACTGA
- a CDS encoding SDR family oxidoreductase, which produces MTTPSSTEIHASGSAAALPGSRHPDSGIFDLSDEVVVVIGGTGTLGGYIAESLAGFNARVAVMGRSEERGKDRVKAITGAGGIALFQGVDAIDNDSLRHAERVVADEFGPTTVLFNAAGGNHPKATLLPGESPCNVPEEAWRHVFDLNLMGGALFPSLVFGEAMLAAGRGSIINIASMAGMNPVSRVGAYSAAKAAVINLTKYLALEWATRGVRVNAISPGFFPADQNRKLLYNEDGSMTDRSSQIINHTPMARFGSAKELAGAAVWLAAPKASSFVTGQNIVVDGGFSIASI; this is translated from the coding sequence ATGACGACCCCCTCTTCGACAGAGATCCACGCCAGCGGAAGTGCGGCCGCACTGCCAGGAAGCAGACACCCCGACTCGGGCATTTTTGATCTGAGCGACGAAGTGGTGGTTGTGATCGGCGGCACGGGCACGCTGGGCGGATACATCGCGGAGTCACTCGCGGGCTTCAACGCCCGGGTGGCGGTGATGGGCCGCAGCGAAGAACGCGGCAAGGACCGGGTGAAGGCGATCACGGGCGCCGGCGGCATCGCCTTGTTCCAAGGGGTCGACGCCATCGACAACGACTCGCTCCGCCACGCCGAGCGTGTTGTCGCCGACGAGTTCGGGCCGACCACCGTGTTGTTCAACGCCGCAGGTGGGAACCACCCCAAGGCGACTTTGCTGCCGGGCGAGAGCCCTTGCAACGTGCCCGAAGAGGCGTGGAGGCACGTGTTCGATCTCAACCTGATGGGCGGCGCCCTGTTCCCCTCGCTCGTGTTTGGCGAGGCGATGCTGGCCGCGGGGCGGGGCAGCATCATCAACATCGCGTCGATGGCGGGCATGAACCCGGTGTCGCGTGTTGGCGCCTACTCGGCCGCCAAGGCCGCGGTGATCAACCTCACCAAGTACCTCGCCCTGGAATGGGCCACGCGCGGCGTGCGCGTCAACGCGATCAGCCCCGGCTTCTTCCCGGCGGACCAGAACCGCAAGCTGCTCTACAACGAGGATGGGTCGATGACCGACCGCAGCTCGCAAATCATCAATCACACCCCGATGGCCCGCTTCGGCAGTGCGAAAGAACTGGCCGGCGCCGCGGTCTGGCTGGCGGCTCCGAAGGCTTCGTCCTTCGTGACCGGCCAGAACATCGTGGTCGATGGCGGGTTCTCAATCGCATCGATTTAG
- a CDS encoding AraC family transcriptional regulator: protein MSPDKTEPVARSKGPKAKVALLVETSRSFGRELLNGIARYCRENGQWSFHISPGDYEHTVPLMKQWGGNGIIARIPNSKIAKRILEADLPTVAIGLTDEQLQPDSPLHGLSEVSSDAVKVSRLAADHLLDRQFTRFAYVGSSDRGWSSRRETAFVEHLGKKGYEPWVYSPPKSARARAWENEQGTLAKWIARLPTPVGLFSCDDDRGREVLEACALAGLRVPEDIAVIGVDNDEVFCDLSDPPLSSVALDVESAGYHAAALLDGLMSGRIKKSRIIRVEPKGVVTRRSTDIVAVEDEDVAAALQIIHRDLARDVTAEMVIQEVAVSRRNLEKRFREVLGRTILEEIQRVRLGHAKRLLLSTGYPVGRIAKLAGFGSIGYFIQFFQKRVGTTPARFRQNSQGS from the coding sequence ATGAGCCCAGACAAAACGGAACCCGTCGCGCGTTCCAAGGGCCCCAAGGCGAAAGTCGCCCTGCTCGTCGAGACCTCGCGGAGCTTTGGCCGCGAGCTCTTGAACGGAATCGCGCGCTACTGCCGCGAGAACGGTCAGTGGAGTTTTCACATCAGCCCCGGCGACTACGAGCACACCGTGCCGCTGATGAAGCAGTGGGGGGGCAACGGGATCATCGCGCGGATCCCGAATAGCAAGATCGCCAAGCGGATTCTCGAGGCGGATTTGCCGACCGTGGCGATCGGGCTGACCGACGAGCAACTCCAGCCGGACAGCCCGCTGCACGGTTTGTCCGAGGTGAGTTCGGACGCCGTCAAGGTATCGCGTCTCGCCGCCGATCACCTCCTCGACCGCCAGTTCACGCGTTTCGCTTACGTGGGGAGCAGCGATCGGGGGTGGTCTTCGCGGCGTGAGACGGCCTTCGTCGAGCATCTCGGCAAGAAGGGGTACGAGCCGTGGGTCTACTCGCCTCCCAAGAGCGCCCGCGCTCGCGCTTGGGAGAACGAGCAGGGGACGCTGGCGAAATGGATCGCCAGACTGCCGACCCCCGTGGGGCTGTTCTCTTGCGACGACGACCGCGGCCGGGAGGTGCTCGAGGCTTGCGCCCTCGCCGGCCTGCGGGTGCCGGAGGACATCGCGGTGATCGGCGTCGACAACGACGAGGTCTTTTGCGACCTGTCGGACCCGCCCCTTTCGAGCGTCGCGCTCGATGTCGAGTCCGCCGGCTACCACGCCGCGGCGTTGCTCGATGGGTTGATGTCGGGTCGCATCAAGAAGTCGCGCATCATCCGAGTCGAGCCCAAGGGGGTGGTGACCCGGCGTTCGACCGACATCGTGGCGGTCGAAGACGAAGACGTCGCCGCGGCGCTGCAGATCATCCATCGCGACCTGGCTCGGGACGTGACCGCCGAGATGGTGATCCAAGAGGTGGCGGTCTCTCGACGCAACCTCGAGAAGCGATTCCGTGAGGTTTTGGGACGCACGATTCTCGAAGAGATCCAACGGGTGCGGCTGGGTCACGCCAAGCGGTTGCTGCTGAGCACCGGCTATCCCGTGGGACGCATCGCGAAGCTCGCCGGTTTTGGATCGATCGGTTACTTCATCCAATTCTTCCAGAAGAGGGTCGGCACGACCCCCGCTCGTTTTCGGCAGAATAGCCAAGGAAGTTAG
- a CDS encoding glycoside hydrolase family 3 N-terminal domain-containing protein, whose amino-acid sequence MIHLLCVIASILTIALSEANAQEAPPYKNPILSVDRRVADLLGRMTLEEKVAQMTCVWDEKGSFPNADGSFNSDRAREAMPHGIGQIARPSDIKGEGDVGFEPARGPRETADFVNQIQRHLIEETRLGIPAMFHEEGLHGYKARGATHFPQAIALASTWDPDLVERVNRVIGREIAVRGVRQALSPVVDVARDPRWGRIEETFGEDPYLVSMMGMAAVRGLQGDRRQNDPQPLAEGRVFATLKHMTGHGEPENGTNIGPANISERVLREAFFPPFRRAVQQADVMAVMASYNEIDGVPSHANRWLLGDILRDEWGFRGYVVGDYSAVKELETRHAVAESQAAAARLAVEAGVDIELPKPEAFPTLVDSVREGLLEEELIDRSVARLLRAKFLAGLFDDPYADPDAAERVTCNAEARELAREAADKAIVLLKNDGLLPLDPNKSQRIAVIGPNAAETLLGGYSDEPPYAVSLLEGIRQRLRGPIDAGEVSVEHAEGCRITEGRALYTHEVTPSDPAENAKRIEAAVEVARRADIVILAVGGNEHTSREGYSEKHLGDRSDLRMFGQQEALCEAVLALGKPTVITLIHGRPLAIGAIAEKTAAVLDCWYLGQETGNAIAGALFGDTNPGGKLPVSVARSVGQLPIFYNHKPTARRQYLFSSTDPLYPFGWGLSYTTFEISAPRLSSPEIGADGSITVTTEVTNKGDRPGDEVVQLYLRDEQSSVTRPVKELKRFRRVTLPPGETAEVSFTLGPDDLAFYDRDMQWTVEPGQFTLMLGANSSEVQSVGFRVTP is encoded by the coding sequence ATGATCCATTTGCTATGCGTGATCGCATCGATCCTGACCATCGCATTGTCCGAGGCGAACGCCCAAGAGGCGCCGCCTTACAAGAACCCTATCCTGAGCGTCGATCGCCGGGTGGCCGACCTGCTCGGCCGGATGACCCTCGAGGAGAAGGTCGCCCAGATGACGTGCGTGTGGGACGAAAAGGGATCGTTTCCGAACGCCGACGGCTCGTTCAACAGCGACCGGGCACGCGAGGCGATGCCGCACGGCATCGGGCAGATCGCCCGCCCCAGCGACATCAAGGGCGAGGGCGACGTCGGCTTCGAACCGGCCCGCGGGCCGCGCGAGACGGCCGATTTCGTCAACCAGATCCAGCGGCACCTGATCGAGGAAACACGGCTCGGCATCCCGGCGATGTTCCACGAAGAGGGACTCCACGGCTACAAAGCGCGTGGGGCTACCCACTTCCCGCAAGCGATCGCGCTGGCGAGCACGTGGGACCCGGACCTCGTGGAGCGAGTCAATCGGGTCATCGGCAGAGAGATCGCCGTGCGCGGCGTGAGGCAAGCACTCTCGCCCGTGGTGGACGTGGCGCGTGACCCCCGCTGGGGACGCATCGAGGAGACCTTTGGCGAGGACCCCTACCTGGTTTCGATGATGGGCATGGCCGCCGTGCGCGGCCTGCAAGGCGACCGCCGACAGAACGACCCCCAACCGCTGGCCGAGGGCCGCGTGTTCGCGACTCTCAAGCACATGACCGGCCACGGCGAACCGGAGAACGGCACGAACATCGGCCCGGCGAACATCTCGGAGCGGGTCCTCCGCGAGGCGTTCTTCCCGCCGTTCCGCAGGGCGGTTCAGCAGGCCGACGTGATGGCCGTGATGGCGTCGTACAACGAGATCGACGGCGTGCCGTCGCACGCCAACCGTTGGCTGCTGGGCGACATCCTCCGCGACGAGTGGGGGTTCCGCGGTTATGTCGTCGGCGATTATTCGGCCGTCAAAGAGCTGGAGACCCGCCACGCCGTGGCGGAATCGCAAGCCGCAGCGGCCCGGCTCGCGGTCGAGGCCGGGGTCGACATCGAACTGCCCAAGCCCGAGGCCTTCCCGACCTTGGTCGATTCCGTGCGTGAGGGGCTCCTCGAGGAAGAGCTGATCGATCGTTCGGTCGCCCGCCTGCTGCGGGCCAAGTTCCTGGCCGGGTTGTTCGACGACCCCTACGCCGATCCGGACGCGGCCGAGCGTGTCACCTGCAACGCGGAGGCGCGCGAGCTCGCCCGCGAGGCGGCGGACAAAGCGATCGTCCTGCTCAAGAACGACGGGCTGTTGCCGCTCGACCCCAACAAGTCGCAGCGGATCGCGGTCATCGGGCCCAACGCGGCGGAGACGTTGCTCGGCGGCTACAGCGACGAGCCCCCTTACGCCGTGAGCCTGCTCGAGGGAATCCGCCAACGCTTGCGTGGGCCGATCGACGCGGGCGAGGTTTCGGTGGAGCACGCCGAAGGCTGCCGCATCACCGAGGGACGGGCCCTCTACACGCACGAAGTGACCCCTTCGGATCCCGCCGAGAACGCGAAGCGGATCGAGGCGGCGGTCGAAGTCGCGCGACGCGCCGATATCGTGATCCTCGCCGTGGGCGGCAACGAGCACACGAGCCGTGAGGGGTACTCAGAGAAGCACCTCGGCGACCGCTCTGATTTGCGTATGTTTGGCCAGCAAGAAGCTCTTTGCGAGGCGGTGCTCGCCTTGGGCAAGCCGACCGTCATCACGCTGATCCACGGGCGGCCGCTCGCCATCGGGGCCATCGCCGAGAAGACGGCCGCCGTCCTCGACTGCTGGTATCTCGGTCAAGAAACGGGCAACGCCATCGCGGGGGCGTTGTTCGGCGACACGAACCCCGGCGGCAAGCTGCCGGTGAGTGTGGCTCGCTCGGTGGGTCAGCTGCCGATTTTTTACAACCACAAGCCGACCGCCCGCCGTCAGTATCTGTTCAGCTCCACCGACCCGCTGTACCCGTTCGGCTGGGGGCTTAGCTACACGACCTTCGAGATTTCGGCGCCCCGCCTGTCGTCGCCCGAGATCGGTGCGGACGGCTCGATCACGGTGACCACTGAAGTGACCAACAAGGGCGACCGGCCCGGCGACGAGGTGGTGCAGCTCTACCTGCGCGACGAGCAAAGCAGCGTGACCCGGCCGGTCAAAGAGCTCAAGCGGTTCCGGCGCGTGACGCTCCCACCCGGAGAGACCGCCGAGGTCTCGTTCACGCTGGGCCCCGACGACCTGGCCTTCTACGACCGCGACATGCAATGGACCGTCGAGCCGGGCCAGTTCACCCTGATGCTGGGGGCCAACTCGTCCGAGGTTCAGTCCGTCGGGTTCCGCGTCACGCCGTGA
- a CDS encoding YjhG/YagF family D-xylonate dehydratase: MAAKQPTLAQDDWFPSGPELTAVVTSAKGPAGSLPLTDSALRSRPSGDLFGWTQDAAMGWNPAELGRDEYLVLSTQGGLRAPDGEPIALGYHTGHWEVGLLVEAAAREIRAGGGIPFAAACSDPCDGRSQGTRGMYDSLAYRNDAAIVLRRLIRSLPTRKGVIGVATCDKGHPAMLMALAGSPDLPGVVVPGGVTLPPVSGEDAGRIQTIGARYSHGELTLREAAELGCRACATPGGGCQFLGTAATSQVIGEALGLSLPHSALAPSGQPVWLELARGSARAVANQRAAGLTTADMVTEESIRNAMVVHAAFGGSTNLLLHVPAIAHAAGLRRPTVDDWAEINRTTPRLVSVLPNGPADHPTVRVFLAGGVPEVMLHLRRLGLLNTSTKTALAEPLDKVLDAWEKSDRRWRVREQLRQSDGVDPDDVIYSPERAAEQGLTGTLAFPTGNVAPDGAVVKATSIDRSLFREGVYRHTGAARVFTSEAAAMAAIKSPEEHGLSPGNVIVLAGAGPIGTGMEETYQLTSALKHLAWGKQVPLITDARFSGVSTGACIGHIGPEGLAGGPIGKLLDGDQIEITIDPAQASGSVNLIGDTHGTRDQAWGAEELDRRPSRDDLAEAEGLHDDTRLWAALQTLSGGAWGGCVYDAKMIRDAVRRNE, encoded by the coding sequence ATGGCGGCTAAGCAACCCACCTTGGCGCAGGACGACTGGTTCCCGAGCGGGCCCGAGCTGACGGCGGTCGTCACCTCGGCCAAGGGGCCCGCGGGCTCGTTGCCGCTGACCGACTCCGCCCTGCGGAGCCGGCCGAGCGGCGACCTCTTCGGCTGGACCCAAGACGCGGCCATGGGGTGGAACCCCGCCGAGCTCGGCCGTGATGAGTACCTGGTCCTCAGCACGCAGGGAGGGCTCCGTGCGCCGGACGGCGAGCCGATCGCTCTGGGCTACCACACCGGTCATTGGGAGGTCGGATTACTGGTCGAAGCCGCGGCCCGCGAGATCCGCGCCGGGGGCGGCATCCCGTTCGCCGCCGCGTGCAGCGACCCGTGCGACGGGCGTTCGCAGGGGACCCGCGGCATGTACGACAGCCTGGCTTACCGCAACGACGCGGCGATCGTGCTGCGTCGGCTCATCCGCTCGTTGCCCACACGCAAGGGCGTGATCGGGGTCGCCACTTGCGACAAGGGCCACCCCGCCATGCTGATGGCGCTCGCCGGATCGCCCGACCTGCCGGGCGTGGTTGTCCCGGGCGGGGTCACGCTGCCCCCCGTCTCGGGCGAAGACGCCGGCAGGATACAGACCATCGGCGCCCGCTACAGCCACGGCGAGCTCACGCTGCGCGAGGCGGCCGAGCTGGGCTGCCGGGCGTGCGCCACGCCGGGGGGCGGATGCCAGTTCCTCGGCACGGCCGCCACGTCGCAGGTCATCGGCGAGGCCCTGGGCCTCTCGCTGCCCCACTCGGCGTTGGCGCCGAGCGGGCAGCCCGTGTGGCTCGAGCTGGCGCGCGGCTCGGCCCGCGCGGTCGCCAACCAACGGGCCGCCGGTCTGACGACCGCCGATATGGTGACCGAAGAATCGATCAGGAACGCGATGGTGGTCCACGCCGCCTTCGGGGGATCGACCAACTTGCTGCTGCACGTGCCGGCGATCGCCCACGCCGCCGGCCTCAGGCGGCCGACGGTCGACGATTGGGCCGAGATCAACCGCACCACGCCACGGCTGGTGAGCGTCTTGCCCAACGGGCCCGCCGACCACCCGACCGTGCGCGTCTTTCTCGCCGGCGGGGTTCCGGAGGTGATGTTGCACCTCCGTCGTCTCGGCCTGCTCAACACGTCGACCAAAACCGCGCTCGCCGAGCCGCTCGACAAGGTGCTCGACGCGTGGGAGAAGTCGGACCGCCGGTGGCGGGTGCGGGAGCAACTCCGCCAGTCCGACGGCGTCGACCCCGACGACGTGATTTACTCGCCCGAGCGCGCCGCGGAGCAAGGCCTCACCGGCACGCTGGCGTTCCCCACCGGCAACGTCGCCCCGGACGGGGCCGTGGTGAAGGCCACCTCGATCGACCGCTCGCTGTTTCGCGAGGGCGTTTACCGCCACACGGGGGCCGCGCGGGTCTTTACCAGCGAGGCCGCGGCGATGGCGGCCATCAAATCGCCCGAAGAGCACGGCTTGTCGCCCGGCAATGTGATCGTGCTTGCCGGGGCGGGGCCGATCGGCACGGGCATGGAGGAGACCTATCAGCTGACCTCGGCGCTCAAGCATCTGGCGTGGGGCAAGCAGGTCCCTCTGATTACCGACGCCCGGTTCTCGGGCGTCTCGACCGGGGCGTGCATCGGCCACATCGGCCCCGAGGGCCTCGCCGGCGGGCCGATCGGAAAGCTGCTCGACGGCGACCAGATCGAGATCACGATCGATCCCGCTCAGGCGTCGGGGTCGGTCAACCTGATCGGCGACACGCACGGGACTCGCGACCAGGCGTGGGGAGCCGAGGAGCTCGACCGGCGCCCTTCGCGCGACGACCTGGCCGAAGCCGAAGGGCTGCACGACGACACCCGACTCTGGGCCGCGCTGCAAACCCTCAGCGGCGGGGCATGGGGCGGCTGCGTGTACGACGCCAAGATGATCCGCGACGCCGTGCGACGAAACGAGTGA
- a CDS encoding GntP family permease, which yields MTSWSPFLILLVGIAVVLGGIVFLRIHAFLALISAALAVSLMAPGGWDEKAPRVVEAFGATAASVGVVISLAAIIGIAMTESGAADRIVRMFLGLMGERHGATALMASGFVVAIPVFFDTVFYLLVPLARSMYRRTGGSYVKYLVAAASCASAHALIPPTPGPLVIASELGIDIGTMMLIGTAVAAPAALASLLFAGWIDKRIEVAPPAEESPADELLLQDAPDDSDLPSIWASLAPIVVPLLLIATKTTVSSAGLELATPLANALQVLGNPNTALLVAAFLALGTLRKNRGRSLQDLARSVEHGLMSGAVIVLITAAGGAFGGMLKIAGLAPAIQDLFGESATRGVGLLLLAFAVAALIKFAQGSSTAAMIVTSGMFAAMTSGVALGFHPVYLGTAIGAGSLVGSWMNDSGFWIFARMGGLSEVQTLQTWTPLLAILGTVSMAMTLLLSMLLPMTPAG from the coding sequence ATGACCAGCTGGTCCCCTTTCCTGATCCTGCTCGTCGGCATCGCGGTCGTCTTGGGCGGGATCGTCTTTCTCCGGATCCACGCCTTCCTTGCGCTGATCTCGGCCGCGCTGGCCGTGAGCCTGATGGCGCCGGGCGGATGGGACGAGAAGGCCCCCAGGGTTGTCGAGGCCTTCGGCGCCACCGCGGCCTCGGTGGGGGTGGTGATCTCGCTCGCGGCGATCATCGGCATCGCGATGACCGAGAGCGGCGCCGCGGACCGCATCGTGCGGATGTTCCTCGGCCTGATGGGCGAACGCCACGGCGCCACGGCGCTCATGGCCAGCGGGTTTGTCGTGGCGATCCCGGTTTTCTTTGACACGGTATTTTATCTCTTGGTCCCGTTGGCTCGCTCGATGTACCGGCGGACCGGGGGCTCGTACGTCAAGTATTTGGTGGCCGCCGCGTCGTGCGCCTCGGCTCACGCGCTGATCCCGCCCACGCCGGGCCCGTTGGTGATCGCCAGCGAGCTCGGCATCGATATCGGCACGATGATGCTCATCGGAACGGCGGTGGCGGCGCCGGCGGCGCTGGCCAGCCTGCTGTTCGCGGGCTGGATCGACAAGCGGATCGAGGTCGCCCCTCCCGCCGAGGAGTCGCCGGCCGACGAGTTGCTGCTGCAGGATGCGCCGGACGACAGCGACCTGCCGAGCATCTGGGCCTCGCTGGCCCCGATCGTCGTGCCGCTGCTGCTGATCGCGACCAAAACCACGGTCTCCTCGGCCGGCTTGGAGTTGGCGACGCCGCTCGCCAACGCGTTGCAAGTGCTTGGCAATCCGAACACGGCGCTGCTGGTCGCCGCTTTCCTGGCGTTGGGAACGCTCCGCAAGAACCGGGGCCGTTCGTTGCAGGATCTGGCGAGGTCCGTGGAGCACGGCCTGATGAGCGGGGCGGTGATCGTGCTCATCACCGCGGCGGGCGGGGCGTTTGGCGGCATGCTCAAGATCGCCGGCCTGGCGCCCGCCATCCAAGACTTGTTCGGCGAGTCCGCCACCAGGGGCGTCGGCCTGCTGCTGCTGGCCTTCGCCGTCGCCGCATTGATCAAGTTCGCTCAGGGGTCGAGCACCGCTGCGATGATTGTCACGTCGGGCATGTTCGCCGCCATGACGAGCGGCGTGGCGCTCGGCTTCCACCCGGTTTACCTGGGCACGGCGATCGGCGCCGGCTCGTTGGTCGGCTCGTGGATGAACGACAGCGGCTTCTGGATCTTCGCTCGCATGGGCGGGCTCTCGGAGGTGCAAACCTTGCAGACCTGGACGCCGCTGCTTGCGATCCTGGGGACCGTGTCGATGGCGATGACCCTGCTGTTGTCGATGTTGCTTCCCATGACACCGGCGGGGTGA